One part of the Prunus persica cultivar Lovell chromosome G5, Prunus_persica_NCBIv2, whole genome shotgun sequence genome encodes these proteins:
- the LOC18777332 gene encoding uncharacterized membrane protein At4g09580 has translation MEKREDNGDVKVVGGVGSISKFPLSFWEMAVASTVLLGFVVGLLVVYLTMPASDYSFLKLPRSLQELQILRVHLEDYTSDYTAQVLLGYCMVYIFMQTFMIPGTVFMSLLAGSLFGVFKGVALVVFNATAGASSCYFLSKLIGRPIVFSLWPDKLQFFQNQVAKRRDGLLNYMLFLRLTPTLPNTFINLASPIVDVPYHIFFLATIIGLIPAAYVTVRAGLALGELRSLGDLYDFNSIATLFFIGVVSVTPTLVSKSKS, from the exons atggagaagagagaagacaATGGAGATGTGAAGGTTGTTGGGGGAGTGGGATCTATCAGTAAGTTCCCATTGAGCTTCTGGGAGATGGCTGTGGCTTCCACGGTCCTATTGGGCTTCGTGGTTGGCCTTCTGGTGGTTTACCTAACCATGCCCGCATCGGATTATAGCTTTCTCAAGCTCCCTCGTAGCCTCCAAGAGCTTCAAATCCTCAG AGTTCACCTTGAGGACTACACAAGTGACTACACTGCTCAGGTTTTGTTGGGGTACTGCatggtttatatatttatgCAGACTTTCATGATCCCTGGTACTGTATTCATGTCCTTGCTTGCTGGTTCcctttttggggttttcaaAGGCGTAGCTTTGGTGGTGTTCAATGCCACTGCTGGTGCAtcttcttgttattttttgtcaaagtTGATAGGGAGGCCCATTGTCTTCTCTCTTTGGCCTGACAAGCTACAATTTTTCCAAAACCAG GTGGCTAAAAGAAGAGATGGACTTTTAAACTACATGTTGTTTCTACGATTGACTCCGACCTTGCCAAACACGTTTATTAATCTTGCTTCACCAATAGTGGATGTACCCTATCATATTTTCTTCCTGGCAACCATAATTGGTCTGATACCAGCTGCTTATGTCACTGTCAGG GCTGGATTAGCTCTTGGAGAGTTGCGATCTCTTGGGGATCTCTATGATTTCAACTCAATAGCCACCTTGTTCTTCATTGGAGTTGTCTCAGTTACTCCCACGTTAGTGAGCAAGAGCAAATCATAG